Proteins co-encoded in one Nonomuraea helvata genomic window:
- a CDS encoding barstar family protein, protein MRVVVDGRQVSSEADLHRLLAGPLDFGPYYGNNLAALWDRLSTDVERPVELVWTHWEESRANLGADLFDRIRRLFDKVQAQDAAWGLRNRFTFELRTAHTPPA, encoded by the coding sequence ATGCGCGTCGTCGTGGATGGTCGGCAGGTGTCCTCGGAGGCCGATCTCCACCGGTTACTCGCAGGACCTTTGGACTTCGGCCCGTACTACGGCAACAACCTTGCCGCGCTCTGGGACAGGCTGAGTACCGATGTGGAGCGACCGGTGGAGCTGGTGTGGACTCATTGGGAGGAAAGCAGGGCCAACCTGGGTGCCGATCTCTTCGACAGGATCCGCCGACTCTTTGACAAAGTTCAGGCACAAGACGCGGCATGGGGCCTGCGCAACCGCTTCACCTTCGAGCTGCGCACCGCGCACACGCCGCCCGCCTGA